The Burkholderia ambifaria AMMD genome contains the following window.
CGGTTTCTACGAGGACGGCTGGGTCGTTCCCGCCGATGTCGACACCGCGTTCGATCACTATCGCCGCGCCGCCGAGGCCGGCGACTTCCGCGGCCAGTTCAACTATGCGCGGCTGCTCGCCGAGCGCGGGCGCATCGACGAAGCGCTTGCATGGCTCGCGCGCGTGCCGGCCACCGCTACGCCGGCCTTCGTCGCGAAGATGCGTGCATATCTTGCGTCGTCGCCGCTCGCTGCATTGCGCGCAGCGGCGCTGCGGCTGCCGTCTCACGGCATGGAATTCGAATCATGATGCTTCATATCCCCGGCGTGCTGACCAACGCGCAGGTCGCGCAATGCCGCGAGCTGCTCGATGCTGCCCACTGGGTCGACGGCAATGCGACGTCCGGCGCGCAGTCGGCGCTGGCCAAACGCAACCGGCAGTTGCCGGAAGGATCACCCGTCGCGCGGGCGGTCGGCGATGCGATCCAGGATGCGCTGGCGCGTCATGCGCTGTTCTTTTCCGCAGCGTTGCCATTGAAGGTGTTTCCGCCGCTGTTCAATCGCTATGCAGGCGGCGAGACGTTCGGCACGCATGTGGACAACGCGATCCGGCTGCTGCGCGGCACGGATTTCCGCGTGCGCAGCGATCTGTCGGCGACGCTGTTTCTCGAGGAGCCCGATGCGTACGACGGTGGCGAGCTGTGCGTGGAAGATACGTACGGCGTGCATCGCGCGAAGCTGCCGGCCGGCGATCTCGTGCTGTATCCGGCGTCGAGCCTGCACCACGTGACGCCCGTTACCCGTGGCGAACGCGTTGCGTCGTTCTTCTGGATCCAGAGCATGGTGCGCGACGACGGCGACCGCACGCTGCTGTTTCAGCTCGATACGCAGATTCAGGCATTGTCCGCGGAAAAAGGCGCGAAGGATCCGATGGTCATTTCATTGACGGGGATTTATCACAACCTGTTGAGGAAGTGGGCGGATGCGTAGGGTGATGCGTTCGCGCTGTCAATCGCGCCCGGCCCGTCGCTTGCATCAGGTCCCCACGCCGATCTAAAATGACCATCGTTAAATGACCATGCTCATATCATGATGCCGCACGCTCCCGTATCGAAATCCGAATTCAAGGCACGCGCACTCGAATACTTCCGGCTCGTCGAGGCGTCGGGCGAGAGCCTCATCGTCACCGACCACGGCAAGCCGACGCTCGAAATCCGGCCGTACCACGCGCGCGAAGCCCAGCCATTGGACATATTGCGCGGCTCGGTCATGCGCTACGACAATCCTCTCGATCCGATTGCGGAAGATGATTGGGAGGCGTCGCGGTGATCGTGCTGGATACGCATGCATTGGTGTGGTGGGTGGCGGGCGATCCGTCGCTCAGCAAGAAGGCCCGCGGCGCAATCGATCGCGCGCGCGGCGAAGGCGCGCTCGCCGCGTCCGCGATCTCCGCATGGGAAATCGCGA
Protein-coding sequences here:
- a CDS encoding Fe2+-dependent dioxygenase; this encodes MMLHIPGVLTNAQVAQCRELLDAAHWVDGNATSGAQSALAKRNRQLPEGSPVARAVGDAIQDALARHALFFSAALPLKVFPPLFNRYAGGETFGTHVDNAIRLLRGTDFRVRSDLSATLFLEEPDAYDGGELCVEDTYGVHRAKLPAGDLVLYPASSLHHVTPVTRGERVASFFWIQSMVRDDGDRTLLFQLDTQIQALSAEKGAKDPMVISLTGIYHNLLRKWADA
- a CDS encoding type II toxin-antitoxin system Phd/YefM family antitoxin — protein: MMPHAPVSKSEFKARALEYFRLVEASGESLIVTDHGKPTLEIRPYHAREAQPLDILRGSVMRYDNPLDPIAEDDWEASR